From the genome of Ignavibacteriales bacterium, one region includes:
- the fliQ gene encoding flagellar biosynthesis protein FliQ, protein MTEELIIEVLKETFWTTFLILLPVLGVSLIVGIFISVFQAATSIQEMTLTFVPKIIAAALVIIFMLPWMIDKMVAITIKMFTMFQHVLR, encoded by the coding sequence ATGACTGAAGAACTCATCATAGAAGTGTTGAAAGAAACTTTCTGGACCACGTTTTTGATCCTTCTTCCGGTTCTGGGCGTTTCTCTAATAGTCGGAATTTTTATTTCTGTTTTTCAAGCCGCAACTTCAATTCAAGAAATGACTTTAACATTTGTTCCCAAAATCATTGCTGCGGCATTGGTCATAATTTTTATGCTGCCGTGGATGATTGATAAAATGGTTGCAATCACAATAAAAATGTTCACAATGTTTCAACATGTGCTGCGATGA
- the fliR gene encoding flagellar biosynthetic protein FliR, with the protein MTEILIGDFVIVLLIFLRIISMIVTAPILGHNSFPTIAKIFLSMVIAYMVFLTIDKSKIVIDINLISLALSAAKEIITGIIMGFMLNFVFYGISFAGHLIGYDMGLMMAEVMNPLQEANNNVVGEVIYYVSMMIFILINGHHYIISAVVASFSVVPLSKSTVTLPVVQLIVKYSFAVFTIAIKIAAPIMVSFFLVHIAEGIISRVIPNIQVFFVTQPAKIGLGLVFLSALAPIYVFVIKNLLQNYESQLTNIIKTMGI; encoded by the coding sequence ATGACAGAAATTTTAATCGGCGATTTTGTGATAGTTCTCCTCATTTTTCTACGAATCATTTCAATGATAGTGACTGCTCCCATATTGGGGCATAATTCATTTCCAACAATTGCCAAAATATTTCTGTCGATGGTCATTGCGTACATGGTTTTTTTGACTATTGACAAAAGCAAAATTGTTATCGATATAAATCTTATCTCGCTCGCTCTAAGTGCCGCAAAAGAAATTATTACCGGAATAATTATGGGCTTTATGCTCAACTTTGTTTTTTACGGAATTTCTTTTGCCGGTCATTTAATTGGTTACGATATGGGATTGATGATGGCTGAAGTTATGAATCCATTGCAGGAAGCAAACAATAATGTTGTTGGAGAAGTAATTTATTATGTCTCGATGATGATTTTTATTCTTATCAACGGGCATCATTACATAATCAGCGCCGTAGTTGCTTCATTTAGTGTTGTTCCTCTTTCTAAGAGTACTGTAACTTTACCAGTAGTACAGTTGATTGTAAAATATTCCTTTGCGGTTTTTACAATTGCAATAAAAATTGCAGCGCCAATAATGGTTTCTTTCTTCTTAGTTCATATTGCCGAAGGTATTATCTCGCGCGTTATTCCGAATATCCAGGTATTCTTTGTAACACAACCGGCTAAGATTGGGCTTGGACTTGTTTTTCTTTCTGCATTGGCACCGATTTATGTTTTTGTTATAAAAAATTTGCTCCAGAATTATGAATCGCAACTCACAAATATTATCAAAACGATGGGTATCTGA
- the flhB gene encoding flagellar biosynthesis protein FlhB — MAENDGQEKSEQPTGKKLSDARDKGQVANSKEINSLAVFGTGLILIYLTKGFLGEKFSEFTIETLGSLEKFDLNKTIIQTYMLKWALFFITLLAPVLIGIVVVTLITNIAQVGFKFKTSVFMPKMERFNPFTGIKRILFSSHSFIEVAKSLAKLFMIGLFTYFIISKLIQDTSLLIQLSIEETLKFMLDAAFSMIWKIVLFFAALAAIDLTFQKFKFKKDMMMSKEEVKEEMKQSEGDPHIKARIRRQMLSMAHKRMMKDVPKADVVVTNPTHFAIAIKYEINKDNAPKIVAKGMDELAQRIKKIAVENNIPLYEDKELARALYKSAEVGYEIPTKLFKAVAQILAYIFQMKKLKKKRSII, encoded by the coding sequence ATGGCTGAGAATGACGGACAGGAAAAATCCGAACAACCGACCGGCAAGAAATTATCGGATGCTAGGGATAAAGGGCAGGTTGCCAATAGCAAAGAGATCAATTCACTTGCTGTCTTTGGCACTGGCTTAATTTTAATTTATCTCACGAAAGGATTTCTTGGAGAAAAGTTTTCTGAGTTTACAATTGAAACATTAGGATCGCTCGAAAAATTTGACCTCAACAAAACAATAATTCAAACCTACATGCTGAAATGGGCTCTTTTTTTTATTACTCTTCTTGCTCCGGTTTTAATTGGAATTGTTGTGGTTACTTTAATAACCAACATTGCGCAAGTAGGATTCAAGTTTAAGACAAGCGTTTTCATGCCCAAAATGGAACGCTTTAACCCCTTCACCGGAATTAAGAGAATTTTATTTTCATCACATTCTTTCATTGAAGTCGCAAAATCATTAGCAAAATTATTCATGATAGGATTGTTCACTTACTTTATTATTTCAAAATTGATTCAGGATACAAGTCTTCTAATTCAGCTAAGTATCGAAGAGACTTTAAAGTTTATGCTCGATGCGGCATTCTCGATGATCTGGAAGATCGTTCTCTTCTTTGCAGCTCTTGCCGCAATTGATTTGACTTTCCAAAAATTCAAATTCAAAAAAGATATGATGATGTCTAAAGAAGAAGTGAAAGAAGAGATGAAACAGAGCGAAGGCGATCCGCATATCAAGGCAAGAATACGAAGACAGATGTTATCTATGGCGCACAAGAGAATGATGAAAGATGTTCCCAAAGCTGATGTAGTTGTAACAAATCCTACTCACTTTGCTATTGCTATCAAATATGAAATTAATAAAGACAACGCCCCCAAAATAGTTGCTAAAGGTATGGATGAACTTGCACAGCGAATCAAGAAAATTGCGGTCGAAAATAATATTCCTCTTTATGAAGACAAAGAACTTGCACGGGCACTCTACAAATCTGCTGAAGTCGGCTATGAAATACCGACAAAATTATTTAAAGCAGTAGCTCAAATTCTTGCATACATCTTTCAAATGAAAAAACTGAAAAAGAAAAGGAGTATAATCTAG
- the flhA gene encoding flagellar biosynthesis protein FlhA: MKALGKNSDIFLAFGLIMMLGLMLVPLSPTVLDFLFALNITLSILVLIVSLYIQSPLDISVFPGLLLVTTLFRLGLNISSTRLVLIEGYAGRVIESFGSFVVGGNYVVGFIVFIILVVIQFIVIVKGSGRISEVAARFTLDAMPGKQMAIDADLNTGLVSESDARKRRENISREAEFYGAMDGASKFVKGDAIAGLIINGVNILGGFIIGVAQKGLSFQDALQTYTILTIGDGLVSQIPALIISTAAGLVVTRSAAGTALDFQMKTQLFSNPRVLGIVSGAIFLFALIPGMPAIPFLMISIILGTTSYVSKKNKTSIPLNNTEEEILIAEPAEEKIEQYLQVDPIEIEIGYGLISLVDEKQGGNLFQKISSTRKLIALEFGVLIPPVRVRDNLQLAPNEYIIKIKGNVISNYEVFPDRLLAMNPGTIEETLSGMPTTDPAFGLQSFWITSEEKEKSEMLGYTVVDCISVLSTHLQEVLKKNFDKILSRQEVKQLLENIKKDYSAVVDEINPEVLNLGTIQKVLQNLLKENIPIKDFVQILEALIDYSKTTKNVDVLTEYVRHTIGSTIATLYKDSNGIIHASALSENLETAITKSLQAQKDSIVTLGLNPMVLRELNLQLQQMIENFNKLGYLPILITSATIRPYFYRLVNSSFPDLTVLSYSELPSNIELEFLGKLEVKNAN, encoded by the coding sequence ATGAAAGCTCTCGGTAAAAATAGCGATATATTTCTGGCGTTCGGTTTAATCATGATGCTGGGGTTAATGCTTGTTCCGCTCTCCCCGACAGTCCTTGATTTTCTATTTGCACTTAACATCACACTTTCGATTTTAGTCCTAATCGTTTCTCTTTATATACAATCGCCTTTGGATATTTCTGTCTTTCCGGGATTGCTGCTGGTAACAACTTTGTTCCGTCTTGGTTTGAATATCAGTTCAACGCGGTTGGTCCTAATAGAAGGTTATGCGGGAAGAGTAATCGAATCATTCGGTTCATTTGTAGTTGGCGGTAATTATGTTGTGGGCTTCATTGTATTTATAATACTTGTTGTTATTCAGTTCATAGTAATTGTAAAAGGATCCGGAAGAATTTCTGAAGTAGCCGCGCGTTTCACTCTTGATGCAATGCCCGGAAAGCAGATGGCGATTGATGCTGATTTGAACACCGGACTGGTTTCAGAAAGCGATGCGAGAAAAAGAAGAGAAAATATTAGCCGTGAAGCTGAATTTTACGGTGCGATGGATGGAGCCAGCAAATTTGTTAAAGGTGATGCAATTGCGGGATTAATAATAAATGGCGTTAATATTCTCGGCGGATTTATAATCGGTGTAGCTCAAAAAGGATTATCGTTTCAAGACGCACTTCAAACGTATACAATTCTTACAATCGGTGATGGACTGGTTTCACAAATTCCGGCATTGATTATTTCTACTGCTGCCGGTCTTGTAGTAACACGCAGCGCTGCAGGCACAGCTTTAGATTTTCAAATGAAAACACAGCTCTTCTCAAATCCAAGAGTACTTGGAATAGTGAGCGGTGCAATCTTTTTATTTGCTTTGATTCCGGGAATGCCTGCAATTCCATTTTTAATGATCAGTATTATATTAGGTACAACGTCATACGTTTCTAAGAAAAATAAAACTTCTATTCCGTTGAATAATACTGAGGAAGAAATTCTGATTGCTGAACCGGCGGAAGAAAAAATTGAGCAGTATTTACAAGTTGATCCAATTGAAATTGAGATCGGGTACGGACTTATAAGTCTTGTTGATGAAAAGCAGGGCGGAAATCTATTCCAAAAAATTTCTTCTACAAGAAAATTAATTGCGCTTGAATTCGGAGTTTTAATTCCGCCTGTTAGAGTACGTGACAATCTTCAACTTGCACCGAATGAATATATTATCAAAATAAAAGGAAATGTTATTTCCAATTATGAAGTTTTTCCGGACCGTCTTCTTGCTATGAATCCGGGTACTATTGAAGAAACTTTATCTGGAATGCCGACGACAGATCCAGCGTTTGGTCTGCAAAGTTTTTGGATTACAAGTGAGGAAAAAGAAAAATCTGAAATGCTCGGTTACACTGTTGTTGATTGCATCTCTGTTCTATCCACTCATCTCCAGGAGGTGTTGAAGAAAAATTTTGACAAAATACTTTCACGGCAGGAAGTAAAACAGCTTCTCGAAAATATTAAAAAAGATTACTCAGCCGTTGTTGATGAAATCAATCCGGAAGTATTAAATCTTGGTACAATTCAAAAAGTTTTGCAAAACTTATTGAAAGAAAACATTCCGATAAAAGATTTTGTACAGATTCTTGAAGCGTTGATTGATTATTCCAAAACAACTAAAAATGTTGATGTACTCACGGAATATGTACGCCACACAATCGGAAGCACAATTGCAACTCTTTACAAAGATTCAAATGGAATTATACATGCAAGCGCGCTAAGCGAAAACTTGGAAACGGCAATAACCAAGTCGCTCCAGGCTCAAAAGGATAGCATAGTTACACTCGGTTTAAATCCAATGGTTTTGCGTGAACTAAATTTACAGCTTCAACAAATGATTGAAAACTTTAACAAACTCGGGTACTTGCCAATTCTAATTACATCGGCAACTATCCGTCCGTATTTCTACCGATTGGTAAACAGCAGTTTCCCGGATTTGACGGTACTGTCATATTCCGAGTTGCCGTCAAATATCGAATTGGAATTTTTAGGAAAGCTAGAGGTAAAAAATGCAAATTAA
- the flhF gene encoding flagellar biosynthesis protein FlhF, translating to MQIKKYIAPSLKEATQQMKLEMGIDAIILGTRVLENDKRFNLKKMYEITAGIDQPAKASVDNRVEQKKPSSETYKSELEALTKKIYQKPEVIPISEDKKNKNSRAASSVKTFDREIAEIAETLQLHEIQKNIANTLIQHLSNSSGFVDESDIENYLLSTMASMIPTTSFKVNKKKTHKIALVGPTGVGKTTCIAKLAVISKIIHKLNVGLISIDTYRLGAIDQLRIFSEISDIEMAVAYEPEEIPKLIKKFKNKDLIFIDTVGRSQNSKKSLDAIKTHLDAAQVDETVLVVSATNSTRTNNDVAEKFKSLKYSSVIFSKVDEAVSYGNIMNLAVTQNIPVMFLTNGQVIPDDIVSVTPAFLANMVYTGKLYK from the coding sequence ATGCAAATTAAAAAATATATCGCTCCATCATTAAAGGAAGCTACACAGCAAATGAAACTTGAGATGGGTATCGACGCAATTATTCTTGGCACGCGTGTTCTCGAAAATGACAAACGATTCAATTTGAAAAAGATGTATGAAATAACTGCCGGTATAGACCAGCCCGCCAAAGCGAGTGTTGATAATCGCGTTGAACAAAAGAAACCATCTTCGGAAACTTATAAATCCGAACTTGAAGCGCTGACAAAAAAGATTTATCAGAAACCCGAAGTTATTCCTATTTCCGAAGATAAAAAGAATAAAAATTCACGCGCGGCTTCATCGGTAAAAACTTTTGACAGAGAAATAGCCGAGATAGCCGAAACATTGCAGCTTCACGAGATTCAAAAAAATATTGCTAATACATTGATTCAACATTTATCAAATTCATCCGGGTTTGTTGACGAATCGGATATAGAAAATTATCTCCTCTCAACAATGGCTTCAATGATTCCAACTACAAGTTTTAAAGTGAATAAAAAGAAGACACATAAGATAGCTCTTGTCGGTCCAACTGGAGTTGGAAAAACAACATGTATCGCAAAACTTGCTGTAATCTCTAAAATAATTCACAAGCTCAATGTAGGACTTATCTCGATTGATACTTACCGGCTCGGAGCTATTGATCAACTGAGAATATTCTCTGAGATCAGCGATATAGAAATGGCAGTTGCTTATGAACCGGAAGAAATTCCTAAGCTTATAAAAAAGTTTAAGAACAAGGATTTGATTTTTATTGATACTGTTGGAAGAAGCCAGAACAGCAAAAAAAGTCTGGATGCAATTAAAACTCATCTGGACGCGGCTCAAGTTGATGAAACAGTGCTTGTTGTTAGCGCAACCAATTCAACCAGAACTAATAATGATGTCGCTGAAAAATTTAAAAGTTTGAAATACAGCTCGGTCATTTTTTCGAAAGTTGATGAAGCGGTTTCATACGGCAATATTATGAATCTGGCTGTAACTCAAAATATACCGGTTATGTTTTTAACTAATGGTCAAGTTATTCCGGACGACATTGTTTCCGTAACTCCGGCATTTTTGGCAAATATGGTTTACACAGGTAAGTTGTACAAATGA
- a CDS encoding AAA family ATPase, whose protein sequence is MNSQASRLMELNKLAEVGKRNSVSKIISVCSGKGGTGKTFFAANFAYQLSRLNKKVLLVDLDLNFSNLNILLNQTTTKTISSFFAQTESIDEIVFNYAVNLDLIYGDSGRSDYPRVSREILDYFFVMLRKIQDKYDYIILDSSAGAYDLVLRQLLKSDYNIIVTSPEPTALMDAYVILKLLIENESETERFVVVNKCSDADEGENAFINLSTAVNHFLKEHLELLGIISYDSAAHKSIINQELLLNFDPQSIAANEINLFVKRFITITQLANNNQPR, encoded by the coding sequence ATGAACAGTCAAGCATCACGACTGATGGAGCTAAACAAACTTGCGGAAGTTGGAAAAAGAAATTCCGTTTCCAAGATTATCTCTGTCTGCTCGGGCAAAGGCGGTACCGGAAAAACTTTTTTCGCTGCAAATTTTGCTTATCAACTTTCACGGCTGAATAAAAAAGTTTTGCTTGTTGATCTTGACCTAAATTTCTCAAATCTGAATATCCTATTGAATCAAACTACAACTAAAACAATTTCTTCTTTCTTTGCGCAGACCGAATCAATAGACGAAATAGTTTTTAACTATGCCGTCAATCTGGATTTAATTTACGGGGACTCGGGAAGAAGCGATTACCCAAGAGTAAGCCGGGAAATTTTAGATTACTTCTTTGTTATGCTTAGAAAGATTCAAGACAAGTATGATTATATCATTTTAGATTCATCGGCCGGGGCATATGATCTGGTGCTTCGCCAACTACTAAAATCGGATTATAACATTATTGTAACATCCCCGGAACCAACTGCCTTGATGGACGCATATGTTATTTTAAAACTTTTGATTGAGAACGAATCCGAAACAGAAAGATTTGTTGTGGTTAATAAATGCAGTGATGCCGACGAAGGAGAAAATGCATTTATAAATCTTTCAACGGCAGTCAATCATTTCTTAAAAGAACATTTAGAATTGCTCGGAATAATCAGTTATGACAGCGCCGCGCATAAATCAATTATTAATCAAGAACTGCTTCTTAATTTCGATCCGCAATCGATCGCAGCAAATGAAATTAATCTATTTGTAAAGCGATTCATTACTATCACACAACTGGCTAATAATAACCAACCCAGATAG